The proteins below come from a single Ictidomys tridecemlineatus isolate mIctTri1 chromosome 8, mIctTri1.hap1, whole genome shotgun sequence genomic window:
- the LOC101959405 gene encoding olfactory receptor 2Y1B, producing the protein MRRFNNTFHHLSGFVLVGFSEWPKLEMFLFVIISIFYILTLLGNSAIIFLSRFDTRLHTSMYFFLANLSFLDLCYTTSTVPQMLINIHSHKRRISYVGCIAQLFIFLGLGSSECLLLSVMAYDRYVAICQPLHYTVIMHSRLCQQLATVAWITGFSNSLVQTVLTFLLPRCGQYRVESFFCEVPAMLQLSCVDTWINEVEMYAAVIVIKVIPVGLILFSYINIFRAVVRIQSSEGRKKAFNTCGSHLLVVIMFYGSAISGYAYMAPKSNSAKLKGKLLALFYGLITPMLNPLIYTLRNKDVKRAINKLLGREQEQGWNMA; encoded by the coding sequence ATGAGAAGATTCAACAACACTTTCCATCATCTCAGTGGCTTTGTTTTAGTAGGTTTCTCTGAATGGCCCAAACtagaaatgtttctttttgtgATCATCTCTATCTTTTATATATTGACCCTTCTTGGAAATTCAGCTATCATTTTCTTGTCCCGCTTTGACACCAGACTTCATACCTCCATGTATTTCTTTCTGGCTAATCTCTCCTTTTTGGACCTCTGCTATACAACTTCCACAGTCCCCCAGATGCTGATAAATATACACAGTCACAAAAGACGCATCAGCTACGTGGGATGTATAGCTCAACTTTTCATCTTCCTAGGTCTAGGATCTAGTGAATGTTTACTTCTCTCAGTAATGGCCTATGATCGATATGTAGCTATCTGCCAGCCTCTCCACTACACAGTTATCATGCATTCTCGGCTATGCCAACAACTAGCAACAGTGGCTTGGATAACAGGTTTCAGCAACTCCTTGGTGCAAACAGTGCTGACGTTCTTATTACCTCGCTGTGGCCAATATCGAGTAGAGAGTTTCTTCTGTGAGGTACCTGCCATGCTTCAATTATCATGTGTGGATACATGGATCAATGAGGTGGAGATGTATGCAGCTGTGATCGTCATAAAAGTTATTCCTGTTGGATTAATTCTTTTCTCTTACATCAACATTTTCAGAGCCGTAGTAAGGATTCAGTCTTCTGAAGGTCGAAAAAAGGCCTTCAACACATGTGGGTCTCATCTTCTGGTGGTCATCATGTTCTATGGCTCTGCCATTAGTGGTTATGCATATATGGCACCCAAGAGTAACTCAGCCAAATTGAAGGGCAAGCTTCTTGCACTCTTCTATGGACTCATAACTCCAATGCTCAATCCCCTTATCTACACCTTGAGAAATAAGGATGTTAAGAGAGCAATAAACAAGCTACTAGGGAGAGAACAAGAGCAAGGGTGGAACATGGCTTAG